A window of Saccopteryx leptura isolate mSacLep1 chromosome 5, mSacLep1_pri_phased_curated, whole genome shotgun sequence contains these coding sequences:
- the CBLN4 gene encoding cerebellin-4, with amino-acid sequence MGSERRALSMVPAVLLALSLPALPVWAQNDTEPIVLEGKCLVVCDSNPATDSKGSSSSPLGISVRAANSKVAFSAVRSTNHEPSEMSNKTRIIYFDQILVNVGNFFTLESVFVAPRKGIYSFSFHVIKVYQSQTIQVNLMLNGKPVISAFAGDKDVTREAATNGVLLYLDKEDKVYLKLEKGNLVGGWQYSTFSGFLVFPL; translated from the exons ATGGGCTCCGAGCGCCGGGCGCTGTCCATGGTGCCGGCCgtgctgctggctctcagcctgccGGCGCTGCCCGTCTGGGCGCAGAACGACACGGAGCCCATCGTGCTGGAGGGCAAATGCCTGGTGGTGTGCGACTCGAACCCGGCCACGGACTCCAAAGGCTCCTCGTCCTCGCCTCTGGGGATCTCGGTCCGGGCGGCCAACTCCAAGGTCGCCTTCTCAGCGGTGCGGAGCACCAACCACGAGCCGTCTGAGATGAGCAACAAGACGCGCATCATTTACTTCGATCAG atCCTAGTGAATGTGGGTAATTTTTTCACACTGGAGTCTGTCTTTGTTGCACCAAGAAAAGGAATTTACAGTTTCAGTTTTCATGTAATTAAAGTCTACCAGAGCCAAACAATCCAG GTTAACCTGATGTTAAATGGGAAACCAGTCATATCGGCCTTTGCTGGGGACAAAGACGTTACTCGCGAAGCTGCCACTAATGGAGTCTTACTCTACCTAGATAAAGAGGATAAGGTTTACCTAAAACTGGAGAAAGGTAACTTGGTTGGAGGCTGGCAGTATTCCACCTTCTCTGGCTTCCTGGTGTTCCCCCTATAG